The following DNA comes from Puniceicoccales bacterium.
CGGTAGCATTTGCATTTATCAATATTTTGTTTAATACTTCGTAATCCAGCGAGTCGAAGGAAGATATTATCTTATTTTCGATTTCATCGAATGTTGCATTAACGTTAACATTGGAGACCAAATCACAATATTTTGTGTTTTTCAGAACATTATCAATTTTTATTCCATTGCTATTTTTAGCTTTGCTATCAATTAGTTCACATTTTGCCGAAGCTAGTGTAGTCAGTATAGCTTGACCAATATCTGGCAATAGGTGCAATTTTGTGTTTGGATATAGTTGACGGAATTCTGTTTCGAACCTGGTGATGTTCTCTTTCAATCTGTCAATTCTGACTGAAGGATCATCGATATCGGATAGGCTGGATAGCGATGCCTGCATGGTATCTATCAGGTATGTACCGTCTGCATAGTTATCAGTATAGTCTTCATCTTCATATTGCAGGTTGCGTAGGTCGAGCAATGTGAATGTATCTTGTATCGATATGTCATTATTCCGTGTGGCCGCACGTGATGTGAATGTGTGTGAAGGCGTCAATGGGGCAAAAGTAACGCGAGGCGGCGGGCTAGTGTATGGAGTTAATTGGCTTAATGGAGTTAATGGAATTAATTGACTTAATGTGGATAGGTATGCGGGTCTTGTCGCCATATTATGATGATTGTATATTACTTTTCTCGATTTTTTTCTTTTGGCCGATTTGGTTTTGTTGCGGTTGACTCTGGGTTTGTGCTTATTTTTAAATCTTATACTGTTTTTCCCATGGAACCGCTTTTTGGATGGGGTTCGGCGATGGTGTAGATTTTTCTTTTGAGCATATGCGGAAGGTGTAATCCATTGGGCGCCAATGATGAGTGAGATACCTAATCCTAGCGCAGCCAATCCATTAAATTTCATGGTCCTAATTATAGCGCATTTGCAGTGAGGTTCAAGCTATTGTGCTGTGATGTTTGGACCTATGCATCATAAGAATTACCATTCGAACACATTACAAAAAAATATATCTGGGCCTCAAAAAATATGAATATATTGAATTAAATTGGTTCTGATTTATAACCTACGGAGGCCTAGACCGATATAACCGCTGCCCTGGCAACGGTGAAGACCATTCACAATTGCGAACTATTGGCAAATGAATTGTGAGTGGTGCCAGAGGGCGGATTTGAACCGCCGACCAAAGGCTTATGAGTCCTCTGCTCTACCCCTGAGCTACTCTGGCGAATGGTATATTTTATGCAATATACTACCCGGCTATTGTCAAGAGATAGTTTGGCCATTTGTAGTTGGATTTTGCTGATTATCAGGGCAATTAGGGCTGGAATTTTCATCTTTTGCCGAAACCCTGTGGTGCTAGGCACAGATCTGGAATAGGGCAATCAAAGCCTGATAAATTTTCTTGTAATTACCATTTTCAGTTTTTTTACTACTATCAACCTGTTGGTGTTAATTTATGTCTCTAGTCTTTTTGGCGAAACAATTAATTATGAGTCTTATTGTGGTACCTATAACAAAGATCGGAAAGCTAATTAGTAAGAATCTGATAAGAATCTTATCAACGAATTTTAGGATAAAAAGTATTCTAGCTATCACTTTTTTGATTTTTATTTTTATTGCGGCTCCAACAAACATTTCTTGAATGAAACATAAACAAAATTCATTGAATTTTCAATGGATTTTCTTCTTGTATAACAGATGAGTTTCTGGTTTCTAGCAAATTGATTAGAGTTTAATTAGCTGAACTTGAGTATTATTGAAAATCAAAAGCAGTTATGGTTGTAAGAGATAGATTATGTGAGGATTTGGCCATTAAGAATTTTGTTGCCACACCAAGCGATATGAAGCCGAATTTCGATTGGGCTTCGGTGGTACGCAACGATGTATTGGGGCCAAATCAAACCTTTGCAGAGGAAATTGCTAACAAAGTCGGCGGTGCAATAACCGACCTTATGCTAGCCACAAGCAATGATGAAATTTTTTCTGAAAAAAATAGATCGCTGGTGGCCAATGTGGTGCGTCAGGTATGTGCAGAGGTTTCTGATGATGAAGATGTTAATATTCATGATATTATTTCTGATGTGCTGGTGCGGAATTCCTTCCATGACATCGCTAGATGTTTTTTGATGAAGTGTGCCTATGTTAATGACAGGGCACTGGACACGGACATGGATATTGTCGATGTGAAATTGATAAGAAGGAACGGTAAGATTGTTCCTTGGAATAGGTTCAAAGTGGAACATGCCGTACGAAGAGCATTTTTGGCTCAATGCTGTGATCCGGCGCCGTCGAGGGTTATTTCAGAAAATGTCACAGAACGTGTAATTTCATCGGGTATGAAATTTATCCACATCGAACAGGTTCAGGATTTGGTCCAGGAAGAGCTGATGAAAAGTGGTAATTTCAAGATTGCCGAAGCCTATATTTTATATCGAGCCGAGAGAGCTAAGCTGCGCAATGGCGACAATAGGGAATCTGTTGTGTCCTACGGCCAGGATACATTGCAAGGTGCGATGATTCTTGTAAAAATGGCCGATGGGTCGGTTGTCTTTTGGGACGGTAGCGATCTCCGCGAAAGAATTAGTTTTGCCAGGATTGGACTGGATTTTGCAATTGGGTCCGAGGAAATAATGACAGCTCTTAGAGACAATATCCCCGGGGAATTATCCGAGGTAGAGCTGGAAAGGCATATTTTGTCAAATGCCTGCAAATTGGTAAGAAAAGATCCAAATTTTTCCGTGTTTGCTTCAAGGTTATCCTTGTCCTATTTATACCAGAACATCTTTGGGTGGAATCCATTGGACAAAGATATCGGAAATCTACGTAGGCTACATCGGGATTATTTTGTCCGATACATCTCCAGGGCTGTTGCACTGGGATTGCTTGACGATGACATGCTAACCTATGATCTGCCGAAACTCGCTGATTGCCTTTCAATTAGTGCTGACATGGATTTCGATATAGTTGCGACCATGTCGTTGACCGATAACTATCTTCTTAGGGATTCCAACACTGGTAAATTGCTTGAAACACCCCAGATACTTTGGATGCGGGTTGCCATGGGTGTTTTCCTAAAGGAAGAAATCGACCGAGATGACAAGGCGATAGCGTTGTACAATTTATTCAAAGATAGGATGTTTTGTCTATCGGAACAGGCGCTGTATTTCGCCGGCACCAGGAATGCTCAGATGATGTCTGACTACATATATTCTGTCAGCGATGATATTGAAAGCATTCTGAATAAATGTGTTATCGAAAGTGCATTGATTTCGAGATTGGGTGGTAATCTGGGTGGGTCCTGGAGTGCCATAAGAGGAAGTGGTAGTAAAATTAAAGGGACAAGAGGCGTTACGAACGGTGTTATTCCTTTTCTACAGCTACATAAACATCAGCTTTCCATTATGACCAGTGGTGCTGGCAATATGGTGGGAATTGGTTGTGTTAGCTGTGAAATATGGCACTCGGATATATTCGACTTCATTGGATTTAGCAAGGAAAAGTCCAAGTCATCGGACTGCGATAGGTTGAATACTTCGGTACTGATTCCGGATCTGTTTCTGCGAAGGCTAAAGGAACAAAAATCATGGACCTTGTTTAAAGTTGATGATGCCAAGGCACTTATAAAGACCTATGGGGCTGAGTTTGAAGTGGAATACGAAAAACTAGAATGCCTGGCGAAGGAGAATAAAATTTGGAGTAAGGTTATAAAGGCCAATGAGTTATGGTTTGCGTTACTCAGAAATATGTTTGAGACCGGAAATCCAAGAATATTGTTTAAAGACACCTGCAATGTATCCGATATGACATCGGGATGTGTCCAGAGCGCCGGTCTGTGCCAATCGGTGCTTTTGCCGGCCGGTGATGACAGATCGATTGCCTGTGGTTCCGGATCGGTGGTTATATCCAGGTATGTCGATGATAACGGTGATGTTGATTTTCCCAGGCTTCGTAAAGACATGGAAATATGCATTCGGGCAATGGATTCGATGATCGATGCCAACTATTTCCCCACCGAAAGCTCGGTGGCCATGACCAGGGCCTATAGACCTATTGGCCTGGGCATGACAGGTCTGCAGAATGCGTTATATAAATTGAATTATGAATTCGACTCGGATGAGGCCGTAGAATTTGCCTCTTTGTGTGCGCGCAAAATACTACTTTTTGCCATGGATATATCCTGCGAACTGGCCAGGGAAAAGGGCAGATTCGACAAATTTGAGTGTTCTCTCTGGGGAAAACACAGGTTACCATTCGATTTTTACGAGTATAACGCCAGGTTTGATGCGGGAGATAACGAAATGATCAGACATATCAGGGAAACTATGGATAACTCTGGTCTGAGAAATTGTTCCCTGTTGGCCTATTCCACCGAGGAACGGGTATCAAAACTGATGGGATGTTTCCCTGGCATATATCCGGCAACGAAGAACATATTCAAAAAGTCCTACGGTGGCGGTGATGTGCTTTTGTTCGTTAACCCTGCCATGGTGAAGACCTTGAAACAAGAGGATATTTGGACCGATGATATTTTTGAGCAGATCTGTTATTTCGATGGTGAAATCGCAGCCATCGACGAAATTCCAGATGATATAAAAGCAAAATTCAAAACAGCCTACTCCATTGATACCGAGAAATTGATAAAAATGTATAAAAATCTTCAGATCTGGGTCGATCAGGGCATAGCAGTTAGGTTGTACTTGGGCAGCAGCGACATAAATAAAATTTCCCATATGTATATCAAATGCTGGGAAAGCGGAATAAAATCCATTTGCGAGTTAAAATCCAGTGCGCCACCTAGGCCCAATTTGCCAAACCAGACCAATACCGGTGGTTCGAATATTGCCATGAGTATGCTTCAGAACTACCTATATACCATATAATTCTGACATATGTGGCCCGAAGCTATGTTTTATTGTTTACATGGTTTGCTGATTTTTAAAGGTTTTTCAGGAGATTTATAAAATGCAAGACCGGGAAAGCAGTGAGTTGATTGCCATCAGAAGAAACAAATTAGTGGAACTACGTCGTAGTGGGTTCGATCCGTTTCGTCAA
Coding sequences within:
- a CDS encoding ribonucleoside-diphosphate reductase subunit alpha, whose product is MVVRDRLCEDLAIKNFVATPSDMKPNFDWASVVRNDVLGPNQTFAEEIANKVGGAITDLMLATSNDEIFSEKNRSLVANVVRQVCAEVSDDEDVNIHDIISDVLVRNSFHDIARCFLMKCAYVNDRALDTDMDIVDVKLIRRNGKIVPWNRFKVEHAVRRAFLAQCCDPAPSRVISENVTERVISSGMKFIHIEQVQDLVQEELMKSGNFKIAEAYILYRAERAKLRNGDNRESVVSYGQDTLQGAMILVKMADGSVVFWDGSDLRERISFARIGLDFAIGSEEIMTALRDNIPGELSEVELERHILSNACKLVRKDPNFSVFASRLSLSYLYQNIFGWNPLDKDIGNLRRLHRDYFVRYISRAVALGLLDDDMLTYDLPKLADCLSISADMDFDIVATMSLTDNYLLRDSNTGKLLETPQILWMRVAMGVFLKEEIDRDDKAIALYNLFKDRMFCLSEQALYFAGTRNAQMMSDYIYSVSDDIESILNKCVIESALISRLGGNLGGSWSAIRGSGSKIKGTRGVTNGVIPFLQLHKHQLSIMTSGAGNMVGIGCVSCEIWHSDIFDFIGFSKEKSKSSDCDRLNTSVLIPDLFLRRLKEQKSWTLFKVDDAKALIKTYGAEFEVEYEKLECLAKENKIWSKVIKANELWFALLRNMFETGNPRILFKDTCNVSDMTSGCVQSAGLCQSVLLPAGDDRSIACGSGSVVISRYVDDNGDVDFPRLRKDMEICIRAMDSMIDANYFPTESSVAMTRAYRPIGLGMTGLQNALYKLNYEFDSDEAVEFASLCARKILLFAMDISCELAREKGRFDKFECSLWGKHRLPFDFYEYNARFDAGDNEMIRHIRETMDNSGLRNCSLLAYSTEERVSKLMGCFPGIYPATKNIFKKSYGGGDVLLFVNPAMVKTLKQEDIWTDDIFEQICYFDGEIAAIDEIPDDIKAKFKTAYSIDTEKLIKMYKNLQIWVDQGIAVRLYLGSSDINKISHMYIKCWESGIKSICELKSSAPPRPNLPNQTNTGGSNIAMSMLQNYLYTI